AAAACTGCTCTACATAAGCACCTAAATGCTTTTGTTTGTGTGCTTTTTCGTTTAATTCTTTTTTTAGATTTTCTAATTCTTCATTTGAAAATTTCAAAGCTTGTTTTAAAGTTATCATTATTTATCCTTAAATTTTTTAACCAAATAAAATAAAAACAGCGTAATAAATAAAAAACAAAATAAAGTAATCACTACCACACTAAAAGGTAAAGCTTGTTCAAACATTTTTTGCTTTTTCCACGCTATTACATCTTGGGCATAAACATTCTTCTTCTTTTGCTAAAAATTTCCAACATCTTGGGCATTTATGCAATGAAGAACGCACGATTTTAAAACTATGTTCACCTATTTTAAATTCACTCAAAGCTTTTTTATCATCTAAACTTTCAACCAAACTTACCATAAACCAATCTGCTACTTCTTCTATATCTTCGCTTAAAAGCTCATTTGCACTAGTTTGTAAAGATAGCTCTAAAGTTGATTTAATAAGTTTTTCTTTTTTCAAAACATCTATAAGTTCAAAGAATTTTTCTCTTGATTTGATAAATAATTCATCTTCAATCTCAAATTCATAATCAAAACCATCTTTTAACACCAAATCAAACACATCTTTAGCATTTTCTTTTATAAGCGCATTTGCATGTTCTAAAGCCTCATCTATGGTATAAGTAAGACTTGGAGCTAAAAGAGTAAAAAGTTTTCTAGCTATTAAAACCATTGCACTTTGAGCACTTGTTCTTTTTGTATCATCCTTGCCATTGCAATATAATCTGTCTTTGCAAATGTCTAAATAAATTCCACTTAAATCCGCACTTAAAAAGTTCAAAAGCACGCTAAAACCTTTTGCAAATTCATATTTTTTGAAGGCATTTTCGCACGCATCAAAAGCTAATTTTGCACGCATTAAAATCCACTTATCTAAAAGTGTGAAATTTTTTGTTTCTAAAAATTCTATATCGTTAGTGTTTGCAAGTAAAAATCTTATGGTATTTCTTATCTTTCTATATTGCTCGCTAACTTGTTTTAAGATATTATCTGAAATTTTTAAATCACTTGAATAATCACTAAGCATAATCCAAAGTCTTAAAATTTCCACTCCATAATTTTTAGCAACATTTTGAGGTAAAATCACATTGCCTTTGGATTTACTCATTTTTTGCCCCTTCTCATCAACGGTAAATCCATGAGTAAGTATATTTTTATATGGGGTTTTGTGATTAATCGCAGTAGAAATTAAAAGTGAGCTTTGAAACCACCCACGATGCTGATCGCTTCCTTCAAGATACATCGAAGCTTGGTATTCTCCTGCATCATATCTTGCTGAGCTTAACACTGCTTCCCAAGTGCTACCGCTATCAAACCAAACATCTAAAATATCATAAACTTTTTCTAAGTTATTTGGATCATATTTGCTATTTGGTGGCAATAAATCTTTTATTTCTAAATCCCACCAAGCATCAGCTCCGTTTGCTTCAAAAATTCCTACTATGTGGTTTAAAACATCATCATCAAAAATTACTTCTTTGGTGGTTTTATCTCTAAAAAATGCTATAGGCACGCCCCAATCTCTTTGTCTTGATATACACCAATCAGGACGATTTTCTATCATAGAGCTAAGGCGTTTAATGCCACTTTCTGGATAAAATTTTACATTATTTAATTGCTCTAATGCTAATTCTCTTAAAGATTTTCCATCTAGTTTTTTCTCATCCATTAAGATAAACCATTGCTTTGTAGCTCTATAAATAACCGGTTTATGTGTCCTCCAACAAAATGGATAAGAATGTATAAATTTAGAACTTTCAAGCAAAGCTCCGCCAAGTAGTTCTAAAATACGCTCATTTGCTTTAAAAATATGAAGTCCTATAAATTCATTTAGCAAATGCTCTGGTAAAAGCCCTTTAGCTCTTAGCGTTTCATCATAGCACCCACCATCATCTACTGGCATAATCACTTCAATGCCATATCTCAAACACGCATAATAATCATCCTCACCATGCCCTGGTGCAGTATGAACAAGCCCTGTTCCACCTTCCATTAAAACATGATCGCCTAAAATTAAAGTGGATTTTCTTTGATTAAGCGGATTAATAGCACTTAAATTTTCAAATTCAAAGCCTAAAAGTTCTTTTTGAATTTCACCTTGAGTGAAGCCTTTGTTTATCATCGCTTCAAGTAAAGCTTTAGCAAAGATAAAGCCTTCTTTAGTGATAACATATTTTTCATTTGCATTTAAAGCTATGGCTTGATTTGCAGGTAAAGTCCAAGGTGTAGTAGTCCAAATAACTGCTTTTGCTTTTTTTACTCCTAGTTTTTCAAGGGAAGTTTTATCAAGCTCAAATGCCACAAAAATAGAATAATCTTCTTTATCCTCATACTCTACTTCAGCTTCTGCTAATGCGCTCTTAGCAGCCCAGCTCCAAAAAACTGGCTTGCTTCTTTCTAGCAAAAGTCCTTTTTTAGCGATTTTACATAAGGCTTTGTAAATATCTGCTTCAAAAGCATTTTTCATAGTCAAATACGGCTCATCCCAATCAGCAATCACCCCTAAAGACTTAAATTCATCTCTTTGGATATTTACAAATTCTCTCGCATGCTCCCTACAAAATTCACGAATTTCTTTTTTACTCAAACTTTGTTTTTTTTCTTTTAGTTTTACTTCAACTTGTTGTTCTATAGGCAAACCATGGCAGTCCCAACCTGGAGTAAAACGCACTTTTTTGCCTTGAAAATAATGCGTTTTTATAATGATATCTTTTAAAATTTTATTTAAAGCATGGCCGATGTGTAAGTGCCCATTAGCATATGGTGGGCCATCATGCAAAGTAAAACTTTCGCTAGCACTTTGTCTTTTTTGTTTCATTTTTTCATAAGCATAGTTATTTTCAAACCACTTATTAAAGCGTTTTGGCTCAAGCTCTGCTAAATTCGCACGCATTGGAAAAGTTGTATTAGGAAGCAATAGCGTATCTTTATAATCCATATTCATCCACCTTGAAAAATTAAAATGGTAAATTCTACTTAAAATACTTTTAATTTGCACTTATTTTTTTGTTATAATCGCAAGAAAAAAAGGAAAATCATGAAACATTTAATCATCATCATAGGCAATGAACTCATCGTTAATGAAAATTATATGCGTTATATTCATGAAGAATACAAAAAACGATTTTTAGAACTACATGAACTTAAATTTATAAACAAGCCTGATAAAGATCTTCCTTTTTTGCTTGAAAAATTGTCTTTAGAATACACTTATATAACTATTTTTAGCATAAATGAGTATTATGCAACGATTGCAAAGATTATAGCAACCTTAAATGATGATGTTTTAGTTTTAGAAAATGAAACTTTAGTTCCATCAAAATCCATTTATACCAAAAATAGCTTTGTAAGTGAGTTTGAACAATGTCATATAAATTTGTTAAATGTTAGTATTAATTTAAAATTACCTCAAATTTTAAACAAACCTGAGATAAATTACACTTATTTTTGCTTATTAGATATTGATGAAATGAGTGCAAATATTTTACTAGATACCCTAACTAAATCTTTTGAAATTCAAACAAGTTCTAGTGCTTTGCTTGAGAATTTAATCTGCATTAGAGCAAGTGCGACACAATATGGTAAATTAGAAGGTTTTTTAAAAGGTGTTTTTAAACTTTTTGAAGGAAAAGTATTTTTAGATAACAACCCCATAAAATTCATCACAAAAAAGCTTTTAGATAAAAATTTAAAAATTTCTTTTGCAGAAAGCTGTACTGGTGGTTTATGTGCTTCAAAGCTGACTGAAATTTCTGGGGTTTCAAGCATTTTTGAAGGTTCATTGATAACTTATTCAAACCGCTTAAAAAATTCTTGGCTAGGTGTAAGCAATGATACCTTAGAAAGTGTGAGTGAGTATTCTGATCGTTGTATATACTTTATGTTAAAAGGGGTTTTTAAAACTACAAATTGTGATTTTGCATTAGCAATTAGTGGTGTAGCTGGAGAAGATGATGATAAAAACACAAAAGCAGGGACTATTTATATAGGAGCTATGTATAAAGATGGGACTTTTTTACAAGAATGCATTCATATACAAGGAGCAAGAAATTATATAAGAGAACAAGCTTGCTTAGCTGCATATAGCCTAATGCTAAGACTAAAACCTGAAATTTTCTTTGGAATTTAGCGTAGCCAAATTTAATTTGGCTACATGTGTATTTAATAACTTCCAACCACACAAGGATTCATAGTTTTAAAATTATCACTTACTATACAAGTTCTAGCTCTTTGAGTTAGTGCTGCTTCGTCTATCTCTTGGGTTTCTTCTTCTTCGTATTTAAAAGTAGGTGTTTGTTTTTGTGAGCTAGCTATTTGGCGTGATAGTTTTTGATAATCATCATTTTCAATACCACTAGAATTGTTTAATTTTTCTAAATTAGGTATTGTTAAAGCTATATTATCAAATTTGCCTATTATGTTAAATTGTTGATTTGATTTATCACTAGCTTGTTTTTGCCAAGTTTCTAGTTTTATTTGATTATTAGCTATAGTAGTGGCTAATTCTCCACTAAGATTGCTTAATCTATCTACTTCAGCTTTTAAAGAAGCTAAAGTTGCTTCATTTTTTATACTTGGATTTTCATTGATTTTTTTAACATAATCATTATATTTAGTTATGGCTATTTTAAGTTGCTCTTGTATGGTTTTTAATTGAGCTAAGGCATTATTAGAAGAATCAACTAAAGGTTTTAATTTATCATTGATAAATGCTAAAAGATTTGCTTTGTTAATAGCAAATTGGTTAAATTTAACATAAGTATTTTTATATTCTTGACTAATTCCTTCTAGTATTTCTTTCATACCTTTTTGACCATATAAAGCTTCTAAGAAAGATATGCTTTGCTTTAATTCTTCACTTAATCCTTGAATTTTAAAATCTTTTATATCAATCCAATACTTACCACTTAATATCTCACCTAGCCATTTGTTTAAATCATTTGCACTAATTACATCATCACTTGCTAAGATAACATCGCTATCACTTGGTTTATTTGGATTATCAGGGGTGGTAGGTTTTTCTATAGTGTCTGCTTTAGATAAAAAGTCTTTATATACACTTTCTTGAGTTTCATCTGTGTAAGTGTGGATATTGATTTTATTTTGGATATAGCCGTTTTGGTTAAAATCATTTTCATAACTTTGATCAGCTGTTGCATTAGCTAAATCATTTTCATAGTGATAAATATGAACATTCTTAAGTGCATTTGGTCTTCCTATTGGGCTTAATTTTCCAAAATAAAAACTACTAAAACCATTTTGGCCGATTGTATAACCTTTATCAAAATATATATATACATTTTCTAAATAATTACCTGTGTATAAAGTACCAGCAAAACTACCTATACTTACATAATTACTCCAATAATTATAACCAACCGAAGCGTAAATACTTCCTATTCCACTTATTGTTATATTTTTAAATACATTTGGTGCTCCTCCAGGGTCGTTGCTACCTACAGGATAATTATCCACTCTTCCGCCAAAACCTCCTATCCATGCAGTATATAATTGTTCAGCCTTGCTATCTACTTTTATGCTTTTTATGTTTTTTATACTTATATTGTTAAAATTACTTGATGTTATATATCCTGCAAATCCACCAACACCTATAGCATTTTCACCAGCAGCAAGCAAATCGCCAATATTTGAGATATTTATATTGTAAAAATTTGCATTATCAGTTCTATATGCCATAGAACCTATATATCTAGGAATTCCATTTGTATAATCAAAATTTATTGTATTTATATTTAAATTTCCTATATTAGCTAGTTGTATAACTCCAAATAAACCACCTTCATTTCCATCGATAAGAAGGTTAGATAAAGTATAACCTTGTCCATCAAGAGTTTTATTAAAAAAAGCACCATTGATACCTATAGGATCCATTAGTTTGTTATCAAAATTGATATTACCTACTAATTTAAATTCATCTATACTTCTAGTATCACCCAAACCTTCATTCCAACCTTTTATAAGATATCGCCATTCTATAGCATTAGCTTTTTCATTTTCCATATTGCCTATAGTTAGAGCTTTTTTGAAATTAGAAGAAATTCCATTATGGGTAACATTGGTATTATCTGTGTAATTTACTTTATTTATATTCACATTGTTACCAAATCTATAACCATCATTTGCAAAATTTATCATTTTTCTTTGTATATAGCCATCTTTTTTGGCTGTTACATTGATAATAGAATTTAAATTTGCACTATCTGCATCTATATATACATAATTGCCTACTAAGTGTGTTTTAGAATTAGCATTGCCTAATTTACCACCTTGTATATCTACCTTATGTCCTATAAGCAATACATCGTTTGCATTGATATTACCCATATTTACTACGCTACCTGCTTTTTGTGGTTTAAATACAGGAGAAAAAGTTGCACCTTGTTCAAAGGTTTTCATATTAGCAAATTTATTCATATCCTCATTACTCATCGATGAAGTAGAAGCTACAAAGCGATTAGCATTGATATTACCTGTTTTAGTAATGATTACTCCATTAGGATTGATTAAAAATACATTATTACCACTTGCATTTAATACACCTGCTATGGTAGATTTATTTGTTCCATGAGCTATGTTTAAATAGTTTTTGCTATTACCACCAAAATTTACACTTTCACCTTTATTTATATTAAAACCACCACCCCATTGGATAACAGAATTAACTTTATTACCATTTATATGCATATTATTACCACTGACATTTATAGTTCCACTTGTGCCATGAGTAAATTTACCACCACTTGGTAGGGCAAATGCAGGTGAAAAAAGCAATGAAGCAACTATACTTGAAAGTAAGATGTGATTAGTTAGTTTTTTAGAAGGAGTTAAATCAAAATTATTCGATCCCCCCCCCCGTGGAGAAAATACTGCCATAATAAATCCTTTGTTTGAAAAAATTTATGTATGTTAATATTATATTTATAAAAAAATACTTAAGTTAATGGAATTTAATTTAAAAAATAACTATTCAATAATACTCAGAAAGTTTTTCTTTCTGAGTATGTATTTAATAACTTCCAACCACACAAGGATTCATAGTTTTAAAATTATCACTTACTATACAAGTTCTAGCTCTTTGAGTAATAGCTGCTTCTTCTATTTCTTGGGTTTCTTCTTCTTCGTATTTAAAAGTAGGTGTTTGTTTTTGTGAGCTAGCTATTTGGCGTGATAGTTTTTGATAATCATCATTTTCAACACCACCACCTTGGGTTGGTTTGTCTACATTAGGGGTATTTATTAAAGATGTATTGAATTTTCCTATTACTATAACTTTATTGTTATTGTTTTTATCTTTAAAAATTTGAAGATTATTTTCTTGTATAGATAATTTAGCATAAAGTAGTTTTGCTTCTTTGTCTAGTTCTTTTATATTATTTTTTATAGCTATAAAAGCAGGATCATTTTCATTTTTTATACCTTTGTCTATTAAGGTTAAAAAATCATTATAAGCTTTTATAAATCTTTTAAGTTTAGCTTGATTTTGTTCTAATTGTTTTTCTATATCTAAACCCAAAGAAACTACTTCTTTATTTAGTTTGTCTAATTTAGTATGCCATAAGTTTTTGTTTTTGTTAAAGTCTTTGATTTTATCATCTGCTTTTTTAAAGGATTGCTCAAAATCTTTTTTTGCAGTATTTTCAAATTGAGCTTTATTTATATCATGATCTTTATAAGTATTTAAAAAACTTAAACTTTGCAATAAAGCTCTAGCATCATTTTCTTTAACACCTAAATAAGCTGTGATAAATTTAACTTGTTCATCTTCTGTTTTATTGGCTAAAGTTTTATATTCTTTTAGCAATTTATCTAATAATCTAATATTGATAACATATTTAATCTTATCAATATCTTTAATAATATAATCATTCCATACTGCATTAGAGATTAAATCATCTTTATTTAGAGTAGGTTTTTCATTAAGAATTAAATCTAGATTAGGAAGGATTGATTGGTTTGAGTTTTGAGGTAGTTCTGGACTTGTGATATTTGGTTTTTTTATGTCTGGTTTTGCAAGATTATATTCGCTTTTAAACTCTTGGTAGGTTTTATCTTTGTTATCATCACCATATATATGAGTAGTAAAATTATTTGTATTTATATTACTCATGATATCTTTAAAATCTTTTTCATGATGATAGATGTGAATGTTAGACATATTATCAGTGATTTTATCACTAAATTTGTATATTTTAACATTGTTATTTGTAAATGTTGTATTTGGATGAAAATAAACATGAATCTTGTTAAATTTAAATCTTCTATCACTATCATAATAACTTGGAGCAAAACCATAAATTGCTGAATTTTGCGTGGTAGGGTTTTTAATGCTAATGTTATTTATACCATCTATAAAAATATCATTAAACTCTATTTTTCCATATATATGATTATAACTTCTATGAAAATCAGCAACAAATCCTGCTATATTTGCAGATCTAAAATGTTCATCTCCATTTATATTGTGTTTAATATCATGTATATTTTTTATTATTATATTTTCAAATTTTCCACCTACTTCTCCTATGGTTATTCCTCCAGAAAAACCTCCAATCAAAAATCTATTACCACTAGTAGTAATATTTCCTATATTATTCAAATAAATATTTTTATACAAATTCGTATCATTATGCTTAATATAAATATTTCCAGCAAAACCCCCAATAGAGCCATATCTTCCATTTGCATTAATACCATTAATATTATCTAAATATATATTTTCATATTTACCCTCTTCAATATTTCCAGCAAAGCCTCCAATTTTCATACTTGCATATGAATACTCACTTTGTTCAATATGGAATAAATTTATATTATTAATGTTTTTTAAAGAAATATTATTAAATCTTGGAGGATTAATTTCACTAAGATATGTTTGCCCTATACTTCCAGCAAAGCCTCCAAATAGAATTCCTTTATCTGTCAACCAAGATGTATCACTTGAAACAGTTGCTTGAATTTTAATACCACTAATATCATTAAGAAGTATATTTTTAAAATCTCCTAAGTCGATACTTCCAGCAAAGCCTCCCAAATAAGCTATAGCCCTATAATTACCATATAAAGTCATATTTAAATTTTTTATATCATTTAATGCAATTTTATTAAATACCCCATTAGTTATCACTCCAGCAAAGCCTCCTAAAGAAGATTCTATAGAATTTTCTTTATCATTTTTATCATGAGTTAAACCATGTATAGTTTTTAAATTTATATCTTCAAAACTACCACCATCAATGCGTCCTGCAAAGCCTCCTATGTTTGCTTCAGAAAAACTCCAAAAATATTTTTCATCATATGAAGGTTTGCTTCGAGTAGCTTTAAAATTTATATTTTTAATATTATTTAAAGATATATTTGAAAAATTTCCATTTGCTATATATCCAGCAAAGCCACCTAAACCGATAAAATACTCGCTTATATATGCACCACCATATATAGGTTTGTGAATTTCACTTTCTCTAATACTTAAATTTTCCACATTTTTTAAAGAAATTCCATCAACAAAACCAAAAATAGAACCAGCAAAACCACCTACTCCATAGGCATAGTGTTTCCAATAAGCATCTATTTCATCTGGTATATCAACAATAGCACTATGTTTCACATCAAAATTTTTTATATTTTCTAAGGTGATATTTCTAAATATACCATTAGCATCTCCAGCAAAGCCACCTGTTCCATAAGTAGTAATATATCCAGAATCAACTACAACTTTGACATCATTTTTTAAACTAGTTAAATTCTTTAAACTAGCTCTATCTACAAAGCCATCTAAATAACCAGCAAATCCTCCAACATATTCATTTTTAGCATTAATGCCACCACCACTATAATCTACATTAATATTTGTAAAGCTTGCTTCTTTAGTTGCACCAAATATACCAACATAATGTTTTTTAGAATCATTATTTGTTAAATTTGCTGTATCTATATACATACCTTTTAATACAAAACCTTGTCCATCAAAGTTTTTAGTAAAGGCATTATCTTTGGTATTGCCTACTATCATGGAAGAACAACCAAGTCCATCTATGCAATAATTTGCATAATTTTTACCAGCAAAATTTATATTAGAAACTAATTTATATTCATTTGCAGTAGTTCTAAAACCATTTTTATTTTCATTCCAACCTTTAGCAAAATGCCACCAGTCTTCTGTATTGGCTATAGAAACAAAATGTGCTTTTTTAAAGTTCTTATCATTGTGCTTATATCCCCCATATGAAGGTGTAGAATATTTTAAAAATATATTTAATGCTTCAGGGTTATAATAATACCCAGTAGCACTTAAATATATAGAACCTTTATTTTTAGCTGTGATATTTAATTTATTATTTTTGTTTATATTAGCTACATCAACATATACTTCATTTCCAACTAAATGTGTATTTTTGGAATTAACTTGGTTTAAATATAATTTTCCTTTATCATTACCTGCACTTGCATGCAATAAAACCTTATTGCCTATAAGCAATACATCATTTGCATTGATATTACCCATATTTACTACATTGCCAAGTTTATTTGCTTTAAATACAGGAGAAAAACTTCCAGCTTGTTCTTGTGATAAATTTGCAAATTTCCACATATCATCACTACTCATCGATGAAGTAGAAGCTACAAAGCGATTAGCATTGATATTACCTGTTTTAGTAATGATTACTCCATTAGGATTGATTAAAAATACATTATTATCTTTTGCATTTAATACACCTGCTATGGTAGATTTATTTGTTCCATGAGCTATGTTTAAGTAGTTTTTACTATTACCACCAAAATTTACACTTTCACCTTTATTTATATTAAAACCACCACCCCATTGGATAACAGAATTAACTTTATTACCATTTATATGCATATTATTACCACTAACATTTATAGTTCCACTTGTGCCATGAGTAAATTTACCACCACTTGGTAAGGCAAATGCAGGTGAAAAAAGTAATGAAGCAACTATACTTGAAAGTAAGATGTGATTAGTTAGTTTTTTAGAAGGAGTTAAATCAAAATTATTCGATCCCCCCCCCCGTGGAGAAAATACTGCCATAATAAATCCTTTGTTTGAAAAAATTTATGTATGTTAATATTATATTTATAAAAAAATACTTAAGTTAATGGAATTTAATTTAAAAAATAACTACTCAATAATACTCAGAAAGTTTTTCTTTCTGAGTATGTATTTAATAGCCTCCAACCACACAAGGATTCATAGTTTTAAAATTATCACTTACTATACAAGTTCTAGCTCTTTGAGTAATAGCTGCTTCTTCTATCTCATGCTCTTCTTCCTCTTCTTCTAAGCTTTCATCACCTATTAAATTTAAAGACGCAGTTTGTTCAAATTCTAAATCAATCTCAGGGAGTTCAGGTTTATTAGGATCTTCTCCTTCTCCTCCATCGCCTTTGATTTGATCTAACTTGGGATTAGTATTTAATACCACATTAGCAAAAGCACCAATTACTTTGAAATTTTCTGTATTATTTTTGTTTTGCCAAGTAGATAGTTCATTTTGCTTGGTATTGATTAAAATCGCTAAATCTTGGCTGTCTTTCATTAAGGTATCTATTTTGTTTTTTAATATAACAAATTCTGGGTCGTTTTTATGTGCTAAGCCTTTATTGATTAAAACTACATATTTATTGTAAGCTTTAATAACTACATCAAGCTCATTTTGCTTAGCAATAAGATCTTTTAAAAATCCTTTTGATTCATTTGCTAAAGATTTTAATTCATCATTAAGCTGATTGATTTTATCTTTGATATTTTTAGTTGTATTATTTACTTGTTTTAATATACTTTCTTTTGTGCTAAAACCATTTCCTTTGAATTTATCATTTGAAGCAGTGCTTAAACCATTTTTTTCATAAGCTAAAAGAAAATCTAAACTTTGAACTACTTCTAAAGCTTTTGTTTTATCACCACTTAAAAAGTATTTAGCTACAAATTCAACCTTTTGTTCTTCACCCATATTAGAATAATTTGCTTTATCTTCTAGCATTTTCAATAAATCACTTATATGTAATTTATATTTTCCATTAGTGATATTAGCAATTATTTCTTTTTTAATCATTTCTTGAAGCAAATCATTTTCATCAAGTTTTACTTCGTTAGGATTATTTCCGCCTTCACCTATGGTGGTAAAGATAGGATCTGTTAGTTTAAAATCTGTGGTAGTTTGAAAAGAATTAGAGGTTTTATCATATTGCAATCCTGTAGCTGTTTGAGCGGAGGCGATAAAGTTATCATATTGATTTTGTAAAAAATTTACATTGTTTTGATATTTTCCACTATCTACTTTATCATAAGCTGAAAACAAATCCTTATCATAATAGACATTAACATTTTTAAAAATAACATTATTATCAGAAAAAGCGGTATTGCTCTCGTTATTATATATAAAAGCTGTTTGAAATCTCAAATCATCTCTATAATCATTGCTTATAGTTAATCCTTTTAAAGATATAAAAATATTTTCTAAAGTGGCATTTTTAGCATCTATCGCAAAAACACCCATATATCCATAATAAGGATCTCCATATCCACCACTTGTATATCCATCATATTTTATATTACTTATATCATGAATGATAATACTTTTAAAATTTGAATTTCCTGGTGTATAACTTTTACCTATCATCCCAGCAAACAACCCAAAACGAGAATTTTTTATATCTATATTTTTTACATTACTTATAGAAATATTTTCGTATTTTCCTTTAGAAATTTCTCCAGCAAAAAGACCATAATATTGATTTCCAACAAATTTAATTAAATCTATATCATTTAATTTGATATTTTTAAATTCTCCATTTTCTATAATGCCTATAAATCCGCCTGAACTATCATGGCCTCTAGTGGCTGAAATTTCCCCTATATTATTTAAGGTAATATTTTCGTATTTTCCATTATCTGATCTTGCTATAAATCCTCCCACTGCTTGTTCTGCTGTTATTTTTCTAATATCATCAAGTAAAATATTTTTAAATAATACTTCTTTTGTTTTATGTCCCCAAAAATTAGCTATAAATCCTCCAGTCCAAGTCCAATTACCACCTATTGCATCATAATCTGTTAATTTGATATTTTCAAAAATCATTTTTTCTACATTAGGAGCCAAGCTACCAGCTTGTCCAGCCATGCCAGCAAATCCACCTGAAGCCGTTCCGTAAATAATTCCTACATTATTTATACTAATGTCTTTAAAAATACCAGCACTAAGACTTCCAGTAAATGCACCCGCACCTACTACAGAATAACCATTAGCATAAACTTTTTCTATGCCATCTATGCTAATTCTTTCATAATTTCCAACATTTGCACCTCTAATAAGCCCTATAAAGCCTCCAGCATAGTTATTAGTCGCATATACTTCTTTTATATTTTTCATACTAATATCATAAAAACTTCCACCATCTGAAGCTCCAGCTATAGTTCCAGTAGCTCTTTGGCCTTTTGTAGCGATATTTTCAACTTTTAAGTTTTTAACAACACCGCCATTTCC
The genomic region above belongs to Campylobacter peloridis LMG 23910 and contains:
- a CDS encoding filamentous hemagglutinin N-terminal domain-containing protein yields the protein MQKLSLNNLVWGGESNNFDLTPSKKLTNHILLSSIVASLLFSPLAAISPNALPSGGKFTHGTSGTITKPNNTTMNIHGNKINSVIQWGGGFNIGNKAQVNFEGSGKNYLNIAHGTNKSTIAGILNAKDNNVFLINPNGVIITKTGNINANRFVASTSSMSNEDMNKFANLSQEQGNSFSPVFKPQKAGSVVNMGNINANDVLLIGNKVDIQGGKVGNKNSTTHLVGNDLVLNPSSFAENKTNNITALNSVELSASMSAFEDGEYKFVGGDSFTLTNYTDNNNKLTENKVQKIDFKQYLTIDSVGEWVIFANAWNNNKGDTRKVKEFRLINNIDFNNDFKPEYMVGYVFYDSSKKAYDWSSAFTSTFNGNGYTLSNIKLDTSSYSSTNKHKDHYVGIFSGVGNGGVVKNLKVENIATKGQRATGTIAGASDGGSFYDISMKNIKEVYATNNYAGGFIGLIRGANVGNYERISIDGIEKVYANGYSVVGAGAFTGSLSAGIFKDISINNVGIIYGTASGGFAGMAGQAGSLAPNVEKMIFENIKLTDYDAIGGNWTWTGGFIANFWGHKTKEVLFKNILLDDIRKITAEQAVGGFIARSDNGKYENITLNNIGEISATRGHDSSGGFIGIIENGEFKNIKLNDIDLIKFVGNQYYGLFAGEISKGKYENISISNVKNIDIKNSRFGLFAGMIGKSYTPGNSNFKSIIIHDISNIKYDGYTSGGYGDPYYGYMGVFAIDAKNATLENIFISLKGLTISNDYRDDLRFQTAFIYNNESNTAFSDNNVIFKNVNVYYDKDLFSAYDKVDSGKYQNNVNFLQNQYDNFIASAQTATGLQYDKTSNSFQTTTDFKLTDPIFTTIGEGGNNPNEVKLDENDLLQEMIKKEIIANITNGKYKLHISDLLKMLEDKANYSNMGEEQKVEFVAKYFLSGDKTKALEVVQSLDFLLAYEKNGLSTASNDKFKGNGFSTKESILKQVNNTTKNIKDKINQLNDELKSLANESKGFLKDLIAKQNELDVVIKAYNKYVVLINKGLAHKNDPEFVILKNKIDTLMKDSQDLAILINTKQNELSTWQNKNNTENFKVIGAFANVVLNTNPKLDQIKGDGGEGEDPNKPELPEIDLEFEQTASLNLIGDESLEEEEEEHEIEEAAITQRARTCIVSDNFKTMNPCVVGGY